AACATCAAAGTGGCTTATCTCTTCGATCCCTTCCATCCCGCCATTTCGGCGATGGTCCGCCGCGTGATCGACGTGGGGCGCGAGGCGGGGATTCCCGTCTCGATCTGCGGCGAGATGGCCGGAGAGCCCCTCGGCGCGGTTCTGCTGGTCGGGCTCGGGGCTCGTATCCTTTCGGTTCATCCCTATCTCATCCCGGACCTGAAGAGAATCTTCTGTCTTCTCGACACGAAGGAGGCGAAAGAACTCGCCGATCGCGTGATCGACCTTCCCTCCGCCGCCGAGGCGCGGGAAGCGGTCGAAAGTTACGTACACGAACTGGAGCTGCGATCCCAGGAGACGACCCGATGCGAGGGTGGATGAAACTCCGCGACCGGCTCGACCGGGAGGGGATGTACGAGCGGATTCGCGATCTGCCGGACCAGATCGGCGACGCGCTCCGCGCCTTTCCGGACGGCGCCGTGCCGGAGGGACCCTTTCGGAACGCGGCGATTCTGGGCATGGGCGGCTCCGCCATCGGCGGCGAAATCGTTCGGGCCGCGGCCGGAAACGCCGCGGCGGTGCCGATCCAATCGATACGAGGGTACGCGGCGCCGGGTTGGTGCGGCCCGGGGACTCTCGCGGTCGCCGTCAGCTACTCGGGAAACACCGAGGAGACACTCTCCGCGGCGGCGGAGGCGGCGGACCGGGGAGCCGCGATCGCGGTGGTTTCCTCCGGCGGCGCGCTCGCCGAATACGCGGAGCGGCGCGGTTTCTTCCGCGTCGACGTGCCCGGGGGTTTCCCCCCGCGGGCGGCGATCGGCTGGCTGACCGTCGCTCCTCTGCTCCTTCTGGAGAAGGCGGGCATCCTCACCGGCGGCGCCCGTTCGATGGATGGAGCCCGCCGCGCGTTGGAGAAGCTCCGTCCGGGCTATGCCGGCGACGAAGGGGCGGAGCGCTGCGAGCCCGCCCGTTTGGCCGAGTCGCTTCTCGGAACCTTCCCGGTGATCTACCACGCGGCCGGCGAAACGGAGCCGGCGGCGATCCGCTGGTGCGGCCAGTTCGCGGAAAACGCCAAGACCTTTTCCCATCGCGCCTCCTTTCCGGAGCTGAACCACAACGAGATCGTCGGCTGGTCCCGCCCGGAAGAGCTCTTTTCGCTGACCAGCCTGATCCTCTTTCGTGGAGACGGCGATCCCCCGCGGGTGAGGGAGGGGATGGAAGCGGCGGTTGAAATGATCCGGGGACGGGCGGCCCGTTTTCTTCCGGTGCGAATGTCCGGAGCGGACGCATTGGAGAGGATCTTCCGCGCAGTCTATTTGGGGGATTTCGTCAGTTATTATCTGGCGCTCGCCGGCGGGGTGGACCCGACGCCGGTGGAGCGCATCGTAGCTTTAAAGGCGAAGTTATCCGGCAACGGGGGGCTTTCCCGATCCGCCGGTGAGGGGGGGGAGCGTTAGCCATGAAGGCGATCATTCCGGTGGCCGGCGAGGGGCGGGGCTTGAAGCCGCACACCCAATCGACTCCGAAGGCGCTTCTCAACGTGGCCGGGAAACCGATTCTGGGACACATTCTCGACGAGCTGGTCGAGGTGGGCGTGGACCACGTGGTGTTGATCGTCGGCCACCTACAGGAACGGATACGGCGGTATGTGGAGCGGCACTACTCGATCCGTTTCGAGTTCGTGGAACAGACGGAGAGGAAAGGGGTGGGGCACGCGGTCTATCTCGCCCGGGAGAGAATGGACCCGGACGAACCGGTATTGGTCGTTCTGGGGGACACGATCTTCAAGGCGGACTTCGAATCCGTCATCGGCGGGCCGACGAGCGCCATCGGCGTCCGCGCCGTGGAGGACCCTTCCCGCTTCGGCGTGGTGGTGGTGAAGGATCACACCGTGACCCGATTCGTCGAGAAGCCGGACCTGCCCGTTTCCAACTTGGCCATCGTGGGGATCTACTATTTTCACCGCTCCGCGGTCCTCTTCGATTCGCTTCAGGAGGTGATCGAAGAGGGGGAAACGACGCTGGGCGAATACCACATCACCGACGCGCTGGAGCGCATGCTCGGTCACGGCGAGAGGGTTCGAGCGGTGACCGTGAACGGGTGGTTCGACTGCGGAGAGCCGGAGAGTCTGCTCGAGACGAACCGGTTCCTCCTCGATGAAAGCGCGAAACCGGTGGATGTGACCGGGTCGATCGTGATTCCGCCGGTGTTCATCGCGCACACCGCGGAGGTGACCCGCAGCGTGATCGGACCCTACGCCACCCTCGGCGACGGCGCCCGGGTGACCGATTCGATCGTCCGCGACTCGATCGTCAACGACCACGCCGTGGTGGAGAACTTCCTCCTCGACCACTCCCTCCTCGGAGAGGGCGCGGTGGTGCGCGGCACCTTCCAGCGTCTGAACGTGGGCGACTCGTCGGAGGTCGATTTCCACTGATCCGCCCGGAAGCCGGTGCGGACCGCGGGAGACGGAGCGCGCTCTTTCTGCTATCCTAACCGCGAAAGAAACAAACCGGCGCCGGCCGCGGCGGATCACCGCCGGGACCCGGCGTCCCGATCATCGGCGCGTCGCGACTGCCGGCGCGCGACTTCGGAGGAACGCACATGGCAACCGACACCGGTCTCGGATACAAGGTCAAGGATCTCGGTCTCGCCGAGTCGGGCCGTAAGAAGCTCGATTGGGCGGAGTCGCGGATGCCGGTATTGATGGAGCTGCGGCGTCGTTTCGCGGAAACCCGCCCCTTCGAGGGGACGCGCATCGCCGGCTGTCTCCACGTGACGAAGGAAACGGCGGTGCTGGTCCGCACGCTCGTCGCCGCCGGCGCGGAGGTGGCTTGGTCCGGATGCAACCCTCTCTCCACGCAGGACGACGTGGCGGCGGCCCTCGCCGACGAGGGGATCCCCATCTTCGCCTGGCACGGCATGAACGTGGACGAGTTTTACTGGGCCATCGAAAAGACCCTCGAACTGAAACCGACCCTGACGCTCGACGATGGCGCGGATCTCATCTTCACGCTTCACAGCAGGCATAAGGAGATGCTCCCCGACATGTGGGGAGGGACCGAGGAGACGACCACCGGCGTGAAGCGACTCCGCGCGATGGCCGCCGACGGAGTTCTCGGCTACCCGGTGGTGGCGGTGAACGACGCCGAGACCAAATGGGACTTCGACAACGTTTATGGCACCGGCCAGTCCTCCCTGGACGGCATCTTGCGCGCCACGTCGGTCTTGCTGGCGGGGAAGAATTTCGTCGTCGCGGGCTACGGCCGTTGCGGCCGCGGCTGCGCCACACGCGCCCGGGGGCTGGGCGCCAAGGTGATCGTCACCGAGATCAATCCGATCCGCGCCCTCCAGGCGACCCTCGAGGGTTTCCGGGTGATGCGGATGGATGAAGCGGCGAAGGTGGGAGACGTGTTCATCACCGCGACGGGTATGAAGGACGTGATCGTGGGCCGTCACTTCGCCTCCATGCAGGACGGCGCCGTGGTGTGCAACACCGGCCACTACGAC
The genomic region above belongs to Candidatus Eisenbacteria bacterium and contains:
- a CDS encoding bifunctional phosphoglucose/phosphomannose isomerase, which codes for MRGWMKLRDRLDREGMYERIRDLPDQIGDALRAFPDGAVPEGPFRNAAILGMGGSAIGGEIVRAAAGNAAAVPIQSIRGYAAPGWCGPGTLAVAVSYSGNTEETLSAAAEAADRGAAIAVVSSGGALAEYAERRGFFRVDVPGGFPPRAAIGWLTVAPLLLLEKAGILTGGARSMDGARRALEKLRPGYAGDEGAERCEPARLAESLLGTFPVIYHAAGETEPAAIRWCGQFAENAKTFSHRASFPELNHNEIVGWSRPEELFSLTSLILFRGDGDPPRVREGMEAAVEMIRGRAARFLPVRMSGADALERIFRAVYLGDFVSYYLALAGGVDPTPVERIVALKAKLSGNGGLSRSAGEGGER
- a CDS encoding NTP transferase domain-containing protein, with the translated sequence MKAIIPVAGEGRGLKPHTQSTPKALLNVAGKPILGHILDELVEVGVDHVVLIVGHLQERIRRYVERHYSIRFEFVEQTERKGVGHAVYLARERMDPDEPVLVVLGDTIFKADFESVIGGPTSAIGVRAVEDPSRFGVVVVKDHTVTRFVEKPDLPVSNLAIVGIYYFHRSAVLFDSLQEVIEEGETTLGEYHITDALERMLGHGERVRAVTVNGWFDCGEPESLLETNRFLLDESAKPVDVTGSIVIPPVFIAHTAEVTRSVIGPYATLGDGARVTDSIVRDSIVNDHAVVENFLLDHSLLGEGAVVRGTFQRLNVGDSSEVDFH
- the ahcY gene encoding adenosylhomocysteinase, whose amino-acid sequence is MATDTGLGYKVKDLGLAESGRKKLDWAESRMPVLMELRRRFAETRPFEGTRIAGCLHVTKETAVLVRTLVAAGAEVAWSGCNPLSTQDDVAAALADEGIPIFAWHGMNVDEFYWAIEKTLELKPTLTLDDGADLIFTLHSRHKEMLPDMWGGTEETTTGVKRLRAMAADGVLGYPVVAVNDAETKWDFDNVYGTGQSSLDGILRATSVLLAGKNFVVAGYGRCGRGCATRARGLGAKVIVTEINPIRALQATLEGFRVMRMDEAAKVGDVFITATGMKDVIVGRHFASMQDGAVVCNTGHYDCEIKIDELEELAESKREIRTNNEEYRLADGRRIYLLAKGRLVNLAAAEGHPSEVMDMSFANQFLAMKYLIDRRGTLENRVYAVPMEQDAEIAALKLETLALEVDRLTEEQLKYGEDYSEGT